Proteins from one Hyperolius riggenbachi isolate aHypRig1 chromosome 2, aHypRig1.pri, whole genome shotgun sequence genomic window:
- the LOC137545279 gene encoding aquaporin-3-like: protein MASSVDLDYEKLFGCGSVAQMELSGTTKVQFLSVNLAFGFAVTAGAYVCAGVSGAHLNPAVSVAMYMMRKITWRMMLVYFVAQFIGAFLGAALVYLLYFDALNWHTNGTWTQETAGIFSSYPSEHLSIYNGLTDQVIATSALIICILAIIDESNMAPPRSLQPFIIGLVVLLVGLAMGFNCGYPINPARDLAPRIFTAICGWHEAFSAGGNWWWIPVLGPMVGGVLGTIIYLMCIQIHHPLPLREEPQGNSREEDPPRCYKLVEDEASDQTNV, encoded by the exons CTGTTTGGCTGTGGTTCTGTAGCTCAGATGGAGTTGAGTGGGACAACCAAGGTACAGTTCCTGAGTGTTAACTTGGCGTTTGGCTTTGCAGTGACTGCCGGGGCTTATGtctgtgctggtgtgtcag GGGCCCACTTGAACCCAGCTGTCTCCGTGGCCATGTACATGATGAGGAAGATCACTTGGAGAATGATGCTGGTCTACTTCGTGGCTCAGTTCATAGGGGCTTTCTTGGGAGCTGCTCTGGTGTATCTTCTCTATTTCG ATGCTCTTAATTGGCACACAAATGGGACCTGGACCCAGGAAACAGCTGGAATATTTTCCTCATACCCTTCAGAACACCTCAGCATTTATAATGGACTCACTGATCAG GTGATTGCCACGTCTGCCCTGATAATCTGTATACTGGCCATCATAGATGAATCCAACATGGCTCCTCCTCGCAGTCTCCAGCCTTTTATTATTGGACTTGTGGTTCTACTGGTCGGACTGGCTATGGGTTTCAACTGCGGGTATCCGATCAACCCTGCTCGGGACCTGGCACCTCGGATCTTCACTGCAATCTGTGGTTGGCATGAAGCCTTCAG CGCTGGAGGAAACTGGTGGTGGATTCCAGTCTTGGGACCGATGGTAGGAGGAGTCCTAGGGACCATCATATACCTGATGTGCATTCAGATTCACCACCCACTTCCCCTAAGGGAGGAGCCTCAGGGAAACAGTAGAGAGGAAGACCCGCCTCGTTGCTATAAGTTAGTTGAAGATGAAGCGAGTGATCAGACGAATGTCTAA